CACCAGATATAATCTTGATCTCCATGTTCGGCCTTTTCAATAATGAGTTGAGTATCAAAAAGGACGAAGCCACACATGACCACCAGTCCCACATACAGGTTTGCCTAACAAATGTAAGAGATGAAGTTACTATACAGcagaagttgcagagaaaaaaaaaccagccaTACTTTCTGGCTCATAGTCACTTGAAAGTACATCAAATGTGAACCCTATGAACATTACCATTCACGAGAACTGCAGCCTAGGGTGAAGACCACATTACTTCCCTAGGCACAATACTGCACTGGTCACTGGAAGAGTTTCAATCATTTTAACAATCAGCCACTGCCAGACTGGCCTTACACAAATGGTGTCTGAGCAAACCATTTTCTCTTAGCAATGCCCAGCCTTGTGCAGCCTGTTTTCACTTGTGGCAGAAGGCTCCATCCTATGAAGGATAATGGGAAGGCTTAGAGAGCACTGCCCAAAGTAGTACAGAaagaagtgcaaaaaaaaaaaaaaaaaaaaaaaggaaagaaagaagtgtgTGAGGCAAATGGCTGCTAGAAAGTTCCAGGCTAAGTCTTACCTGGAAAAGCCAAATGGATCCAAAGAAAACATTCCCCAGGGAAGACAAAAGCAACAAGCTCAGGGCTGACATCAAGATACCTATAAGACACAGCAAAAAGCTGTCTTGAGAGAAGCCAAGGCAAAGTAAAGCAATCCCATTAAAGCCATTCCTTAACTTCCCCCAGAATGAAGGTTAATCTCAACTCAATAGTCGCAAAGGAGTTAGGGGTAAGGAAGGAGTACTAGTGAGAATTCTGGCTAAAGAGGAGCCCCCATTCCCTGTTTCCCAGTTCACACTTACCTCCCAGAAAGAGGTAGCTACGGCGCCTGGCATAGAGTGCACTGAGGGTGAAGCAGGTAAAGATCATTGCTGTGCCCATGAAAGCAGTGGGAAGGATGCTGTTAGAAAAAAAGTCCATTAGATTAAGGGCTACAGGTATACGGTCTACATTTAGAAGGTATATTCATAAAGATAAAAGCACATAAGACACTACCAAAAGAGTTACCTGGGGTTGACGGCAATACAAAACTCCAGGGCAGGGCCCAGGCCAACtcctagaaaacaaaaaacccagaacacAGTATTACGATCAATTCTTGAATAGGATCCTCATCCAAAAGCTGATCCCAAAATATAGGCATACTCATGCTCTTAACAAACGTGGACTAAAGAATTAAATCTCTCTCCCCTCCGCTGTAattgttttcaataaaatgtatacctgactgcgttttttttttttttatagaaatagctgcaAAATTGTCCTCTTAGCTGAAAATCATGGATGACCTCAGGGAGGGTACAgagattagaagaaaataaagtaggCATGCCAAACGTTTCAGAGCTAGAGTGATGTAAGATGGTAATATAGGCCAGAtcaggaattagaaaaaaaggataaagagCAAAACAGTGCCTCGTGGCCAGCAACCTTATAGTCATGTAGGACTGACTCCCCTTTGTAGCAAAGAAAGGTGAGACTGGTTCTGCAGGTGGACACCTGCCAACAGGAGGGCAACCTGTTCCAGCTCTAACATTTCTTTCGTTCTAAttactttcctctttccttctgatAATTCCACCCCTTAATGCCTTCAAAAACTAGCTTGCCCTGATGCAAAAATCTTAATCCCTAAATCTCTTCCTTTCTAAAATTTCTCCTACATATATTAGACTGTCACTCAGAACAAGCTGTTCTAATTCAAatgttttgcaaacatttttattacataGCTTGAGTCTTGTTTCCTTTATGACAATTCTAGAAGAGCtgtgcctttctttttttgagaatcaGCAAAGTGTCCTGCACAATAGATCTCAATGTATAGCTTTAATGCACTGTCTGTAAGACTCAGAACAGAAGCTCCTATGATAATTGCCAGTATGGGTGCAACTAAGTCGGATTCTCAAGTCTAGTTTATTAAAAGTTCTATACCTACTATTAATAGGTTATGCTACCTAAGCTCTTGAACCTCATTCATTCAAGTACACAATGGCTATTTTTGGACACAAAAGTAGAGTCACAGTGGCTACTCACAGAGTTTCCCCTAATGGATGGGGAAACAAAATGAACCTATATGAGATTAGAAAGCAGGCcaggaaggccaggcacggtggctcacgtctgtaatcccagcactttgggaggctgaggcaggtagattacctgaggtcaggagttcgagaccagtctgaccaacatggtgaaaccccgtctctactaaaatacaaaattagggccaggggcagtggctcatgcctgtaatcccagcactttgggaggccgaggtgggcggatcacgaggtcaggagttcgagaccagcctggccaacatagtgaaaccccatctctactaaaaatacaaaagattagctggcgtggtggttgatgcctataatcccagctattcgggaggctgaggcaggagaatcgcttgaacccgggaggtggaggctgcagtgagccaagatcgtgccactgcactccagcctgggcaacaagagtgaaactcagtctcaaaaaaaaaaaacaaaaaaacaaaaaaaagcgctgggtgtggtggctcatgcctgtaatcccagcattttgggaggctgaggtgagcagatcacgaggtcaggagatcaagaccatcctggccaacatggtgaaaccccgtctctactaaaatacaaaaaattagccgctgtagtcccagctacttgggaggctgaggaaggggaatcgcttgaacctgggaggcagagattgcaatgagctgagatctcgccactgcactccagcctggcaacagggtgagactccatcttaaaaaaaaaaaaaaaaagccaggaggcAGGGtactatggctcacgcctgtcatcccaacactttgggaggctaaggtgggtggatcactaggtcaagagatcaacaccatcctggccaacatggtaaaaccccatctctactaaaaatacaaaaattagccgggcatggtggcacatgcctgtaatcccagctatttgggaggctgaggcaggagaatcgcttgaacccggaaggcagagtttgcagtgagccaagatcacgccactgcactctctagcctgggtgacagagggagacactgtctcaaaaaaaaaggaaaaaaagggccaggcacggtggctcatatctgtaatcctagcattttaggaggccgagacgggcggatcatgaggtcaggagatcaagaccaacctggctaacacgatgaaaccccgtctctactaaaaatgcaaaatattagccgggtgtggtggcaggtgcctgtggtcccagctacacgggaggctgaagcagaagaatggtgtgaacctgggaggcggaacttgcagtgagccaagatcgagccactgcactctggcctgggcaacagagcgagactctgtctcaaaaaaaaaaaagaaaaaaaaaacggggGTGAACTAATTAAGAGATACTGAAAATATAGCTCACCCCTCAAAATTAGACAAATCCCTTAACGTACCTGTAAGGAATGCAAATCCAGCAAGAAGTCCCAGTCTTTTCTGTTCAGTTTCATGGCTATGAGGTGTTGCCATCAGCCAAATCATCAATATCAGGGAGCCCAAGGCAGACAGCAGGCCAGCCTGTTAGAGTCAGAATCAATCAATCATTAAAACACTTGAaagtttcaaatttattttgcaaGAGACCTTTATTGGGTTCAAACACTCATCTGAACTTCCTAACATTTGCTTATAACCTGGAGGCAGGAGAAAAAGTAGTGTTTTCTCAGGGATGGGGCTGAGGAGAGAACCCAGAAGCCTTGAAGCACAGAGTTAGGACCATGGTGGATGCTGGAGGCTCTTCTGGCTTGCGTAGTCCTTCAACTACAGTACAACTACCCAAGTCAAACTATGAGTGAGTCTTGCCCAAAAAATAGAAAGGATGAATGAAACGTGACAAGTGCTTAAAGTACATTCCATCTGTAGAACAAATAGAAATGATCCCCCTttgatcacttaaaaaaaaaacatggtggctcacgcctgtaatcccagcactttgggaggccgaggtgggcaaatcacctgagatcaggagttcgagaccagcctgaccaacatggagaaaccccgtctctactaaaaatacaaaattagccaggcatggtggcacatgcctgtaatcccagctactcaggaggctgaggcaagagaattgcttgaacccagggaggcagaggttgcagtgagccaagatcacgccattgcacttcagcctgggcaacaagagtgaaactccgtctcaaaaaaacaaaaaccaacaaacaaaacccccaaaaaccaaaacaccaagacacatacatatacagaAGACTGCAAAGTactaaaatgttaacagtagttATTTCTGGATGATGGGATTATGGAAGTTTCTAAAATACTTCCTTCTCATTGCTAGtctgttttctgaattttctaaaatgaacacATATTAGCTTTGTAGTAAgaaaaaagtgtttctttttttaaaaacgcCAAGTGGAAAAAACTATAGGcattagaaaaaagagaaatcattaAGGATGGACGTAGACACTgaagttccttccttcctttaaaggaagaagttgattctcattattcaGTGTTTATGTTATAAAATCACAGTGGACAATGAATTAGTAAACCCTTGTTCCTGAGGGAAATAAAAGGTAGGTAGGTTCCTGCAAGCCTAAggtcacaacattttcatcaaatGATCAATAGATACCTtgcttttatgtgtgtttctgtttaaggACACCTCATTTGACATTATTTTTGATTCcttaacattgaactcacagtTACAACAGCAGTACAACTCATGCCGGAATGAAGCTTATCtaatatacacattttcttcatAAGGCACATTACGGTCTTTCTGCACTCAGGAATactagacagcacttcagcactacGCTGTTTGCATTCTGAACAGCAAAattaagccaagcatggtggcatgtgcttgtattcccagctacttgggaggctgaggtgcgaggatcaattgagcccaggagtttgagaccagtcaggACGACACCACAAGACCTCCACTCAAAAAACCCAGCAAAATCACCaattaaaagcacaaaaatacaaaggaagTGGCACTAAATGACCATGAAAAGAACATTTGTTTACAatatgagaactgaaacaagaaggcagagcacTGTCTTGTTCAACCTCAGCTGAAAATACTGCAACAGCAGGGTGACTCAACTTTTTCACCACTCTGTGACTGTCTGCAAAAAGTGCCAtgagtaacagagcgagactctgtctcaaaaaaaaaaaaaaagtgccatgagtattgattttggggttacaaatTTTAATGAGTAGGTGAATTCACAAATATAGAGTCTGTGAATAACAAGGATTGATTGTATTTTACTAAATTATTTAAGGGCTAACCTTGCCTAAAACTCAAGCGATCAAAGCCCTATCCTTTGAGTGTCTAAAGTAATTTTTCACACAATCCCTGCCAGGAGATGCCTGAACATAAGGATAGTTCTCAACAGTGGCAAATGCCAACAGAGGCCCACCTCTACATTTATGCTAAAAGGAATACTCTACAAAGGCACAAGACTATGTTAGGGAGTCTTCAAACTTTCTGGTTATTCCTCAAACTGTACCTTCTACTCCTACTGACCAAACCCAGATTCTCTCTCAATACAGGAAAACAAATTGTTGAAGGTTTTTACCCAACCATGCAGACAACAGTTATCGGAAAATAAAACAGGTCAATTCCTTAAAAAGATCTCAATCCTGCCTCTCCTGATAGTTAATCACACAATCAGAGTTTTGTAAAGGAAGAATGGAGGAAAAGATAAAAAGGCTTCTGTGCCAAAGAATCCCAGCATGCATGCCATGAGCCTACTCAGTGGGTGGGGGTCTTGTACGTCAGCAGCACACCATTCAGTGCCAAGGTTAAGGCATTCTGTTTTTCGGTATCTAGAGGGGGCACAGTTGCCAGAAAATTAAAATGGCTTTACATGTCCTGATTTAATGTCTGAGTTTAAATCCTAAACTACTGATAAAGATTAAAGAGAGGAACAGGGTCCCTTGGACCACCTTGCTGAGCTGGTTTTTTCCTAATGTAATTTGTACCACAGCAACCAGGAGAGAAAATCGTTCTTACCTGAATGAAATGAGTGACCATATGGACATAGGCCCCTGCAGCCGCCACAAACATACAAAGGGCAAAACTTGCATAGACCTTCTTCAGGTGCTGCTGCGTTGACGGGGTTCTAAGAAAAGAATGTGAATAAGAGCAATCACTCCCAGATCAATCTCATATTTAAGCTAAGAAGAatcatttctctctttcccttcctgggAATATGTAAAAGTTCTGTTACAAATAGTTTGAAATACTTTTAGGAAAAGcatattacaataaaaaataatattttgaaaataggtTAACAGAACCTTAAATGCTGAGGAAGACCAAATGCCCAAAATTATGAATAATCAGTACCCAAACTAGAATAAATGCCTTTCCAATAACCACACAGCAACGTGTAGAATCTGGACATTTTCATCAGGTCCTCTGGATTCTGGCCAAGTTAATTTGTTAGCTTATACACACAAAAgttataaatgcagaaaagggaCAAAGAGATATGAAAAGAAATGCAGTACAAAACCAGTCAAGGTCAAAACACttacatatgagaaaattttaaaagcgcATCAAAGTTGATCTTTCGATCAAATATGTTCATGGTTCCAGAGTCCGTGCAGCAGTCTCCACTCTGCAGAATAAAGAAAGGTTAGAGTCATTAAGTCATACAGAATCACACGAACagcttataaaaaaaaaaaaaaagcaacatgtaAGTTCAGAAAGATGAAAACTTGCCTAAAATTCTACAGCCCTAACacaaccatttttatttttatgtgtcctACAATATATTTGCAATCATAGTCAACCATCTTAAAGAGGACAGAGGAATTCAATGCATCATCTTCTCCCTCAAACTATTTTGTTACTATCATCTGATTTCTATTCTTTCAGGTGATTTGCCACTTTAAAAGGCAGTAAGTTTATAAAAGAAATTCTCAATTAACAATCTAGTTAAAGGAACCTAGACATTGGCACATAAAGCAATTTTATGTCATTGTTTCAAGATGCTGAAGAATTCCCTTggctgggcataatggctcactgaggcctataatcccagcacttctgagaggctgaggtgggcggatcacctgaggtcaggagttggagaccagcctggccaacatggtgaaaccctgtctctactaaaaatacaaaaattagctgggtgtgttggcacacacctgtaatcccagctactcaggaggctaagacagaagaattgcttgaagctgggaggcagaggctgcagtgagccaagacacgccactgcactccagcctgggcaacagggcaagagtccgtctcaaaaaaaaaaaaaaaaaaaatttatctcacTAGCAGCACctcaaagataaaaaacaaaactttgactAGTcttaacaaaacaaacagaaactatAAAGCTGGGTCTGGCATTAAGacttgcattttaaatatatgcgTATCAAATTTTCTTAACCTAACACATTTAAGAACTGAACTGAAAAGgactcacaattttaaaaaaagagaggttCCTACCtccataaaaaaggaatttatgcAGAAAGGAGGATTTTTTGGGGGGTATTTTTTTGACAGTTTCAGAACCTTTCCTACAGAAAGGTTAGAACAGTACAAAGAATTCCTGTACAACGTTCACCCAGATTTCCTAAATGCTAATATTTCACATTTGCTTCATCTTCTTTCTATATAGCAATATATAGAcagatgtaaaaatattttttccctaacCATACAGACACAGTGctcctaaatacttcagtgtgtatATCCTGAAAGCAATGATCAAAATCAGGATATTAATACTAATGCAATACTATTTCTAATCTGCAGACCTTATTCAGATTTTTGCCAACTGTCCCAATGTCAAAAAGGGCATTTTTAAACTGAACTATATCCAGGTTAGATCATATCAACACCATAAAGTCAAGTTCTTAAGTTTTGCTCCCTCCCCTATTTCACATGCAATCCTAAGTAAACGTGTTCAATCTACAGTACTAAAGATCCAGTCAAGAACTTTCATCTCTTCTAAATATAAATCCTCCAAACTGCTATCAGGGCCATAATGCCCATCCATTTTAAATCTACCAGAAAAGgaggggcaggaaggaagggattcAAACATAAAGTTGTGTGAAACGCCACCTACTGAATGAAGCACTCTAATCAGCACCCAGCGCAACACTCAGAACAATTCATCTAGGTAATAATAAAAGTTACAGTCCCCAAACAAATTTCCTAAGGAATCCTGGGCCAGTGGAAAGATATAAACATCATCTGCTTCCTGAGGCTCTCTCCCACAAATGAAACAATCACAATGGCTGGCTTGCATTCTCtggtttcttctttccttctctcattAACATCACTACTCACCTCAGAACTTTTGTTAAGTCTGTTCTTAAGGACAGATACAGTGAGAAGTTGCAGAACCTACTAAGGTTGTTGCTCTCTCCTCTGAGTCACACGGATCTGGGCCCTCTTGATCTAGATGGTGCAATTCTTGCAGGTTGTTACAAGGCCAACCACAGCCTTCCATAACCAAGATGAATATGACTATGTCCTCTAGAGAGCACACTTACAGCATGGCAGAATTCAGCACCTGGAAAGTGTCTTTGTTTAAGGTTTCCCATTAACACCCCTAATGACATCCCTAGACAGCACTTACAATAATACTGAAGCAACTTTCAGAGCCAAGTTTCTCAGTATTCACAACAGCAACGCTAAAGAACCTCTTGCTTCCAATTACAAGAATTAAAGAAAGGTAAGGGATGGAGCGGGGTGGATCCTCAAACGCCCAGGGGATTCTAAGAAAGAGGCAATGCTCATGTAACCAGACCCTGCTTGGCGGAATCTGTTCGAGGGGAGGATGGCAGAAACTCCCCTTTCTCAGATACCTCTCTGACATTTCCCAGGGGGTACTGACTGCCTCTTTCTGGTTCTCTCTTAACAACTGTTGATGGAAAAACCAAAACCATCAAAGGCTGTGTGGGTTGGGGCAGGGGGATGAGATGTCAAATGGCAATTTCACTTTAATTTAATAGAAGCTTGTGGtttgaaatcattaaaaaataactaaaacttctgtttttcaatatcagtatttcaaaatttaaaacaaaacatgtaaCTACCAAATATTATAGATGCAAAAGGGCACAGCAATTTTATTAGCtttatggagaaaaaaaagaaacctggtaaagcagatggtccctgacttaccAGGGTTGACCTATCACTGGGAGAAATTGATACTCATTCGGTACACTCCTTGATTTGCGATGGGTTACATCTGGATACACccattgtaaattaaaaatatcgTTGAGTCAAAAATGACTtacaggttgggcacagtggctcacgcctgtaatcccagtactttgggaggccgaggcaggtggatcactttgacgtcaggagttcgagaccagtctggccaacacggcgaaaccctgtctctacaaaaaatacaaaaattatctgggcatagaggcacgcccctgtagtcccagctacttgggaggctgaggcaggagaatcacttgaatccaggaggtggaggttgcagtaagccgagatcacaccactgtactccagcttgggcaacacagcgagactccgtttcaaaaaaaaaaaaaacaaaaatgacttacaaaaagaaaaggactTACATTTTCA
The Pan troglodytes isolate AG18354 chromosome 10, NHGRI_mPanTro3-v2.0_pri, whole genome shotgun sequence genome window above contains:
- the TMBIM6 gene encoding bax inhibitor 1 isoform X1 yields the protein MNIFDRKINFDALLKFSHITPSTQQHLKKVYASFALCMFVAAAGAYVHMVTHFIQAGLLSALGSLILMIWLMATPHSHETEQKRLGLLAGFAFLTGVGLGPALEFCIAVNPSILPTAFMGTAMIFTCFTLSALYARRRSYLFLGGILMSALSLLLLSSLGNVFFGSIWLFQANLYVGLVVMCGFVLFDTQLIIEKAEHGDQDYIWHCIDLFLDFITLFRKLMMILAMNEKDKKKEKK